ATTGTGATTGtatattgataatttatttagctttaaatttatttaataaaaaatttttacagtttagtgtaatttttttcctcaataataaatgaataaaccAACAAATACTATATTAAACATTCACAATTATAAAGTttccaaaaatacaaaacaaatttttatatattaaaattatgaaccGTGTCCACCAGAATTTTAACTGACTCGATAGGTCCGTCAGGGTAAATGCCATGCCCCAAATTGACAATATACCTTTCACTTCCAAATTCCTCTAGCATTTTCTCCACAGAGTTCTTTAGCTCTAAGCCCGGAGAATATAGCGCAGTAGGATCCAAGTTCCCTTGAAGGGTGACTTTCTTGTCCTTCAATAAATTCCTGGCAAACTTGGGCTCTACAGTCCAATCAATACCCAACACTTCATAACCCAAATCCGCTTGCTCTTCTAAGCAATACCAACCACCCTTTGCAAATAAaacctaaaataaattaattttcctctATAATAAAGCAGTCCTAGATTTAAGAGGCAATTACCATTGGGACTGggtcaatatttttttcctttaattttctgCGCACGTCCTCAGATATCTTCTTTAAATAGGGCagacaaaattttgaatataagtctttatttaaatactcAGCATTACTATCAAACACTTGTACTATCTGAGCTCCATACTCAATTTGCATGACtaaataatcaataataacttcagtcaaaattttaagtaaagcATGAGATTGGCTAGGAAAAGCGTATAACCATTTTTTGGCTTGTGAGTACGTCTTAGAGCCTCCTCCTTCAATCATGTACCCCATTAATGTCCACTTAAAAGACACTTtgagataaataaatattttaaaaacaaaaacttacaGGGGCTCCACTGAAGCCAAATAAAGGAACTTTACCTTCCAACTTGTGCCTGGTCAAGTTAATGGCCCTACCCACATACTCTAAACTCTTAACAGCACAATTTACAGTTAAGGTTTCTATTTGATCAACTGTTAAAGGTGTTGGAAGTACGGGGCCCTACAAATTATGTGTTAACCTACTAATGTTATGCCCATATTGAAATAATGAGGGGGTAATAACTTGTCAAATGTGGTGCACAGTAACCATTAAGGCAAAAGTGTGAAATGTTACTTAAATGACtagtataattaaaattaaaatattcaattgcactaaatcaattttaaaatgatccTATCTTAAGATAAAAATGCTTGCTTGATCCAAATCTGTCAAAAATACAGAGAAAACCAGAACATTTGTGTCTAATTAGAATTTAAGATTGCCTTGTTTACCTCACGCTAAATTTTATTCGCCAAAATATCAAGGGCTACAATTGGAGACACGTTATCTACTCTCCTAAAGTATTACAAAATTATGGTTTCATCAACAAACTTACGAAGTAACCCTAAGACAAATCACTCTAATTGATTTACAGAAGATCCCCAATTAGCAATGAACAGTTTATAAAgcaatatcataaaaatattgaacaatAGAGTA
This region of Euwallacea fornicatus isolate EFF26 chromosome 3, ASM4011564v1, whole genome shotgun sequence genomic DNA includes:
- the Urod gene encoding uroporphyrinogen decarboxylase, with the translated sequence MSLNKDFPLLKNDRILKVARGEKPDKLPVWVMRQAGRYLPEFQQYRKQHSFFEICQNPEYACEVTLMPLRRFELDAAIIFSDILVIPQALGMKVEMHAGVGPVLPTPLTVDQIETLTVNCAVKSLEYVGRAINLTRHKLEGKVPLFGFSGAPWTLMGYMIEGGGSKTYSQAKKWLYAFPSQSHALLKILTEVIIDYLVMQIEYGAQIVQVFDSNAEYLNKDLYSKFCLPYLKKISEDVRRKLKEKNIDPVPMVLFAKGGWYCLEEQADLGYEVLGIDWTVEPKFARNLLKDKKVTLQGNLDPTALYSPGLELKNSVEKMLEEFGSERYIVNLGHGIYPDGPIESVKILVDTVHNFNI